A genomic region of Halobacteriovorax sp. JY17 contains the following coding sequences:
- a CDS encoding sigma-54 dependent transcriptional regulator — protein MHKVLVVDDDKVLQDSVKQALEFHHFKVDTADNGKQALSCVYKEKYDLVVMDVNMPEMSGIEALTEIKKYDPSIIVLILTAYSNVGDAVKAVKEGAYNYLEKPISSENLVALIKRALKARSLVETSIFSAPSLSLGRGDDKFVGESDVMQKVFGVISKLAQVNTPVLIRGESGTGKELVAKAIHFNGPLKDDRFVTINLAAIPDNLIESELFGHEKGAFTGASERKIGKFQYADGGTIFLDEIGDISSTMQVKLLRVLQEKSFTPVGSNRDIKCDVRVIAASHKPFEEMIKEGTFREDLFYRLNVLPVYLPPLRERKSDIPFLIDYYVKYFNGIHNLEMKGCVPEAQEVLKNYSWPGNIRELRNVIEHAFIIESSEQINISSLPEPVKKSANIVDRPEDNSDESSVQIDFKGIQDSVVDNVVEDSEVGRYQFTFATVTEDNEIKLDFQVAKDLFEKEFIIHALKMNKGKINQTALKANIPKKTLLRKIEKYEINPKSYY, from the coding sequence ATGCACAAGGTACTTGTTGTAGATGATGATAAGGTTTTACAGGACTCTGTTAAACAAGCTCTAGAGTTTCATCACTTTAAAGTTGATACTGCCGACAATGGTAAGCAGGCTTTAAGTTGTGTCTATAAAGAAAAGTATGATCTCGTTGTTATGGACGTCAATATGCCAGAGATGAGTGGTATTGAAGCACTAACAGAAATTAAGAAGTATGATCCTTCCATTATTGTTTTAATTCTTACTGCTTATTCAAATGTTGGCGATGCCGTTAAGGCGGTTAAAGAAGGCGCTTATAATTATCTTGAAAAGCCAATCTCCTCTGAAAACTTAGTTGCTTTAATTAAACGAGCACTAAAAGCAAGAAGCTTAGTTGAAACATCTATATTTTCTGCACCGTCATTATCTCTTGGAAGAGGAGATGATAAATTTGTTGGTGAATCAGATGTTATGCAAAAAGTCTTTGGAGTTATTTCAAAGTTAGCGCAAGTTAATACTCCAGTTTTAATTAGAGGTGAGTCAGGTACAGGTAAAGAGCTTGTAGCAAAAGCTATTCACTTTAACGGTCCACTTAAAGATGACCGCTTTGTAACGATTAACCTCGCAGCTATTCCAGACAACTTAATTGAGTCAGAGCTCTTCGGTCATGAGAAGGGTGCTTTTACTGGGGCGAGTGAGAGAAAGATAGGTAAGTTCCAATACGCAGATGGTGGAACAATTTTTTTAGATGAGATTGGAGATATCTCTTCTACGATGCAGGTGAAATTATTGAGAGTTCTTCAGGAGAAGTCATTTACTCCTGTAGGTTCAAATAGAGATATTAAGTGTGATGTAAGAGTGATTGCAGCTTCACATAAGCCTTTTGAAGAAATGATTAAGGAAGGAACGTTTAGAGAAGATTTATTCTATAGATTAAATGTTCTTCCTGTATATCTACCACCGCTTAGAGAAAGAAAGTCAGATATTCCATTTCTAATTGATTACTACGTTAAATATTTTAATGGTATTCACAATCTTGAAATGAAAGGATGTGTTCCAGAGGCACAGGAAGTTTTAAAAAACTACTCATGGCCGGGAAATATTAGGGAACTTAGAAATGTTATTGAACATGCTTTTATAATTGAATCATCTGAGCAAATAAATATTTCATCTCTACCTGAACCGGTTAAGAAGAGTGCAAATATTGTAGATAGACCAGAAGATAACTCTGATGAGTCTAGTGTTCAAATTGACTTTAAAGGTATCCAAGATTCTGTTGTTGATAATGTTGTCGAAGACTCAGAAGTTGGGAGATATCAATTTACTTTTGCAACAGTTACGGAAGATAATGAGATTAAATTAGACTTTCAAGTAGCAAAAGATCTCTTTGAAAAGGAATTTATCATCCATGCTCTTAAGATGAATAAGGGTAAGATTAATCAAACTGCTCTAAAAGCAAATATTCCTAAGAAGACACTTCTTAGGAAAATAGAGAAGTATGAAATTAATCCGAAGTCATATTATTAG
- a CDS encoding CHASE2 and HATPase_c domain-containing protein produces the protein MKQLKIILSYLKKIDTSRLYPLVFTVIFIVVLFQYSFASLESIFYDLRIKYDAGISFKDEVVLITMDEESDQFLGESFPYTYASHEILIERLLSDNPGAVGYLVGLLEPDSSREKQALDKFKLLTKNYTKAGGVFRFGTNMDNWDEHLPPRDLRELGYSLAVLNKDNATFAKDDISRRALINISGEESFHLWMANTSREKLGMERLDATSIQGAYYLQEADATFALFRYFTNPVSTKGKIKKIPFHRVLVGNFPKGFFENKTVLVGPSYISNTNDTILTPFNREEYISSKLAIHAEIIQAFVQNKTILQIPRDVSNVLAILIALFLSIIISRMRPTTGLAMTLALMFGVILLAYLLFSMLGLWLYITHIVLTVFVVYYIWVPFRAIGEYQRRYAIQEETKLLKKVENLKQNFISLMSHDLKTPVAKIAGMADVMKHKNTGNVELSSGLQSIIDATKELNKFISSILDLTKVESRNISLNMQSKDINSIVENTVESLQYEASLKDVTVVQELAPLYPIEFDINLMKRVFANLVENAIKYSGEGSEVVVKTWDDEQWVYITISDNGVGIPLEDLEYIFEKFYRVKNDASHSIKGTGLGLYLVKYFVELHGGTIEANSVVGNGTTFKIKLKNK, from the coding sequence TTGAAACAATTAAAGATAATTTTAAGCTATTTAAAGAAAATAGATACATCAAGACTCTATCCGTTAGTCTTCACTGTTATCTTTATAGTGGTACTCTTCCAGTACTCATTTGCTTCACTTGAATCAATTTTCTATGACTTAAGAATTAAGTATGATGCGGGTATCTCATTCAAAGATGAAGTGGTTCTTATTACTATGGATGAAGAGAGTGATCAATTTCTTGGAGAGAGCTTTCCCTATACTTATGCTTCACATGAAATTTTAATTGAAAGACTACTAAGTGATAATCCTGGAGCGGTAGGCTACTTAGTGGGATTACTAGAGCCTGATTCCTCAAGAGAAAAGCAGGCTTTAGATAAATTCAAACTTCTTACTAAGAACTATACCAAAGCAGGAGGTGTCTTTCGCTTTGGAACTAATATGGATAATTGGGATGAGCACTTACCTCCAAGAGATCTTCGAGAGCTAGGTTACTCTCTGGCCGTTCTAAATAAGGATAATGCAACATTTGCAAAAGATGATATTTCTCGTAGAGCGCTCATAAATATATCAGGGGAAGAGTCTTTTCATTTATGGATGGCAAATACAAGTAGAGAGAAGCTGGGAATGGAAAGGCTTGATGCAACTTCGATTCAAGGAGCTTACTATCTCCAAGAAGCAGATGCTACTTTTGCGCTTTTTAGATACTTCACGAATCCAGTTTCTACAAAAGGAAAAATAAAGAAAATACCTTTTCATAGAGTTCTCGTTGGAAACTTTCCGAAAGGTTTCTTTGAAAATAAAACTGTTCTCGTTGGTCCTAGCTACATCTCAAATACGAATGATACGATTTTGACACCTTTTAATAGAGAAGAATATATTTCTTCAAAACTCGCTATTCATGCAGAAATCATTCAGGCGTTTGTTCAAAATAAAACAATTCTTCAAATACCTAGAGATGTTTCAAATGTTTTGGCCATTTTAATTGCACTATTTCTTTCAATAATCATTTCAAGAATGAGGCCGACGACAGGTCTCGCCATGACTCTTGCTCTTATGTTCGGAGTTATTCTCTTGGCGTACTTGCTCTTCTCAATGCTGGGGCTTTGGCTCTATATAACACATATTGTTCTAACAGTATTTGTTGTCTACTACATTTGGGTTCCTTTTCGAGCAATTGGAGAATACCAAAGAAGATATGCTATACAAGAAGAGACAAAACTCTTAAAGAAGGTTGAAAACTTAAAGCAAAACTTCATTTCTTTAATGAGTCATGACTTGAAAACGCCAGTTGCTAAAATTGCTGGCATGGCCGATGTGATGAAGCATAAGAATACAGGAAATGTTGAACTTTCAAGTGGGCTTCAGTCAATAATTGATGCAACAAAAGAGTTAAATAAATTCATCTCTTCAATTTTAGATTTAACAAAGGTTGAATCAAGAAATATATCGTTGAATATGCAATCGAAAGATATAAACTCTATTGTAGAGAATACTGTTGAGAGTTTGCAATATGAAGCATCCCTTAAAGATGTAACAGTTGTTCAAGAATTAGCTCCACTTTATCCAATTGAATTTGATATAAACCTTATGAAGAGAGTTTTTGCAAATTTGGTTGAAAATGCAATAAAGTATTCCGGAGAGGGTTCTGAGGTTGTCGTAAAAACGTGGGATGATGAGCAATGGGTTTACATCACAATTTCAGATAATGGAGTAGGAATTCCTCTAGAAGATCTGGAATATATATTTGAGAAGTTTTATCGGGTTAAAAATGATGCAAGTCACTCAATTAAAGGAACCGGTCTTGGACTATATCTGGTAAAATACTTTGTAGAGTTACATGGCGGAACGATTGAAGCAAACTCAGTTGTTGGTAATGGGACAACGTTTAAAATTAAATTAAAGAATAAGTAA
- a CDS encoding TIM barrel protein, whose amino-acid sequence MQANKLLFGTAGVPNSTQKKNNPIEGVKQIHALGLDCMQLEFAHGVRMKEEVSSALRKVSYELGVPLTSHGPYYINLNAREQDKIDSSVERIIQTAKISDLCGAESMTFHAAFYMKDSPFDVFDLVEKSMNVIEERLSRLDIEIELRPELTGKTSQFGSLDELITLTKNVSSCAPCMDFSHLYARTGKYNTEEEFKEVLTRIKDEIGESSLSNMHIHISGISSNSKGDLKHLNLAKSKFNWQALLKSLKDFNCGGYVICNSPNLEDDALLMKEFYNTL is encoded by the coding sequence ATGCAAGCAAATAAGCTATTGTTCGGTACTGCGGGTGTTCCAAATAGTACACAGAAGAAGAATAACCCAATCGAAGGCGTAAAACAAATCCATGCTCTTGGTTTAGACTGCATGCAATTAGAGTTTGCTCACGGTGTAAGAATGAAGGAAGAAGTTTCTTCAGCTCTTAGAAAAGTTTCTTATGAACTAGGTGTTCCTCTAACTTCTCACGGACCTTACTACATCAACCTCAACGCTAGAGAACAAGATAAAATTGACTCTTCTGTTGAAAGAATTATTCAGACAGCGAAAATCTCTGATCTTTGTGGTGCGGAGTCTATGACTTTTCACGCCGCCTTCTACATGAAGGATTCTCCGTTTGATGTATTCGACCTTGTTGAAAAAAGTATGAACGTTATTGAAGAAAGACTAAGTAGACTTGATATTGAAATTGAACTTCGTCCAGAATTAACAGGAAAGACGAGTCAATTTGGATCGCTTGATGAGCTTATTACTTTAACTAAGAATGTTTCTTCATGTGCTCCATGTATGGACTTTTCTCACCTTTATGCAAGAACTGGAAAGTATAATACTGAAGAAGAATTCAAAGAAGTTCTAACAAGAATTAAAGACGAGATTGGTGAATCCTCTCTTTCAAATATGCATATTCATATTTCAGGAATCAGCTCTAACTCAAAGGGTGACTTAAAGCACCTTAACCTTGCAAAGTCTAAATTCAACTGGCAAGCGTTACTTAAGAGTTTAAAAGATTTTAATTGTGGTGGTTATGTTATCTGTAACAGCCCTAATCTTGAAGATGATGCTCTACTGATGAAAGAATTTTATAATACATTATAA
- a CDS encoding 4Fe-4S dicluster-binding protein, whose translation MKPELEINNRCISCDNCRLICPEKAIIKFKDTYAIDTWSCTLCSICIEVCPVDCIKIVDKVND comes from the coding sequence ATGAAACCTGAACTTGAAATAAATAATAGGTGCATTTCCTGTGATAATTGTAGGCTGATATGTCCGGAAAAGGCCATTATAAAGTTTAAGGATACATATGCTATCGATACATGGTCCTGTACTCTCTGCTCCATTTGCATTGAGGTTTGTCCTGTAGATTGCATTAAAATTGTTGATAAAGTTAATGACTAA
- a CDS encoding sugar phosphate nucleotidyltransferase, protein MSLEIAYILGAGLGTRMGAVGEALPKLLWPVFEKTLLELQVDYAIECGVKKIYLNTHFQAEKIQNYILKKKLNIEVLYEESLLDIGGAIHNLAKVLNYKGRVLILNGDQFLLVNKDAFAEFKEKSLSFVATLMGLKVKAGSEYNELVVEEGLLKSIERPSPTDSYYTYSGVSIINLSKLAPCEGKSKFFESVADFRKKEVAVFKPNEFEYWDFGTTERYINSMRKALLNKETLFKSFIIKNKSFEQEKIQDLNCYNSKGSEFSINLNNESMDNGTGNIIIRGVNKDTGNSIAVIYDGEVSKV, encoded by the coding sequence ATGAGTCTTGAGATTGCCTATATTTTAGGAGCAGGTCTTGGGACAAGAATGGGGGCGGTGGGAGAAGCTCTTCCAAAGCTTCTTTGGCCAGTTTTTGAAAAGACTCTATTAGAGCTTCAAGTTGACTATGCGATAGAGTGTGGAGTTAAAAAGATTTATCTAAATACTCATTTTCAAGCAGAAAAAATTCAAAATTATATTCTTAAAAAGAAATTAAATATTGAAGTTCTCTATGAAGAATCCTTGCTGGACATAGGCGGTGCTATTCATAATCTTGCGAAAGTTTTAAATTATAAAGGAAGAGTTCTTATTTTAAATGGAGATCAGTTTCTTCTCGTTAATAAAGACGCCTTTGCAGAGTTTAAAGAAAAGAGCCTAAGCTTTGTAGCAACCTTAATGGGATTAAAAGTTAAAGCAGGATCCGAATATAATGAGTTAGTAGTAGAAGAAGGGTTGTTAAAATCAATAGAGCGACCCTCGCCTACAGATTCTTATTACACGTATAGTGGAGTAAGTATAATCAATCTATCAAAGTTAGCTCCATGTGAGGGAAAAAGTAAATTCTTCGAAAGCGTGGCAGACTTTAGAAAGAAAGAGGTTGCTGTTTTCAAACCCAATGAATTTGAGTACTGGGACTTTGGAACAACTGAGCGTTATATTAACTCGATGAGAAAGGCTTTATTGAATAAAGAAACTCTTTTTAAAAGCTTTATCATAAAAAATAAATCTTTTGAGCAAGAAAAAATTCAAGATTTAAATTGCTATAACTCTAAGGGGAGTGAGTTCAGCATAAACTTAAATAATGAGAGTATGGACAATGGAACAGGCAATATTATTATAAGGGGAGTGAATAAGGATACTGGTAATTCTATAGCAGTAATCTATGACGGAGAAGTCTCAAAAGTTTAG
- a CDS encoding phosphotransferase translates to MRPEDSERILIEELFENTRTRIENFDVEAREIVALTGDASTRRYYRVVTDSNSYVSCLSEPRKEDNDSDFLNVYNVFEMQGVRVPKIHDHNIKKGYFLQEDLGNITLLSHVSLIQDENEIYETYKKIINILIKIHSIPADKDYSWGKLKFDHEKLMFEMNFTREHFLKSFLKVELTNEEEELYEKQFGQIIEELSKEDMVLCHRDFHSRNIMMKNGEPVVIDFQDARQGIAQYDLVSMLEDCYFQLSPKNIKKLKSYYIENIGNLNQSREEFERLYDLMTIQRIFKAIGSFAYINEDRGDSRYLKYIGFAMEKLRNKLKKYPEYRGLFNLIMGKYYES, encoded by the coding sequence ATGAGACCTGAGGATAGTGAGAGAATTTTGATCGAAGAATTATTTGAGAACACAAGAACAAGGATTGAAAATTTTGATGTTGAAGCAAGAGAAATTGTTGCCCTTACGGGAGATGCTTCGACAAGGCGTTACTACAGAGTCGTAACAGATAGTAATAGCTATGTTTCATGTTTAAGTGAGCCAAGAAAGGAAGATAATGATAGTGATTTCTTAAATGTCTACAATGTATTTGAAATGCAAGGGGTAAGAGTTCCTAAAATCCACGATCATAATATAAAGAAAGGCTATTTTCTTCAGGAAGATCTCGGAAATATTACATTGCTTTCACATGTCTCTTTGATTCAAGATGAAAATGAAATATATGAAACATACAAAAAAATTATAAATATTTTAATTAAAATCCATAGTATTCCTGCAGATAAAGATTATTCATGGGGAAAATTAAAATTTGATCATGAAAAGCTAATGTTTGAGATGAACTTCACAAGAGAACATTTCTTAAAATCTTTCTTGAAAGTGGAGTTAACAAACGAAGAAGAAGAGCTTTATGAAAAACAATTTGGACAAATTATTGAGGAGTTGTCTAAAGAAGACATGGTTCTTTGTCACCGAGATTTTCATTCTAGAAATATCATGATGAAAAATGGTGAGCCCGTAGTTATTGACTTTCAAGATGCAAGACAGGGAATTGCACAATACGATCTTGTTTCAATGTTAGAAGATTGTTACTTTCAGCTTTCCCCAAAGAATATTAAAAAATTAAAAAGCTACTATATTGAAAATATAGGTAATTTAAATCAAAGTAGAGAAGAATTTGAAAGATTGTACGACTTAATGACTATTCAGCGAATCTTCAAGGCAATTGGAAGCTTTGCCTACATTAATGAGGATAGAGGTGATAGTCGATATTTAAAGTATATTGGATTTGCGATGGAAAAGCTTCGCAATAAACTAAAGAAGTATCCAGAGTACAGAGGTCTCTTTAATTTGATTATGGGCAAGTACTATGAGTCTTGA
- a CDS encoding LysM peptidoglycan-binding domain-containing protein produces MKLSKILLLLALLTLGVSCSSKRKKDNAAKTADISQEVSAEDADFIVDSEDEDLLLDDGSVGAVEEVAMSESTEPSLLLAEESPMLAAETSDISIVGGQYTVEKGDTLMWIAFKLYGDYRKWHHLSSLNGNLSAGNLATGMTINHDSAGFSYNPQGLPHLIKVGESLGSISGEKYGTDKRWKEIWENNKVMIIDPNVIFAGFTLHYLPDRDIASEDI; encoded by the coding sequence ATGAAACTATCAAAAATACTCTTACTACTAGCACTATTAACGTTAGGAGTAAGTTGTTCGAGTAAGAGAAAGAAAGATAATGCAGCTAAGACAGCAGATATCTCTCAAGAGGTAAGTGCCGAAGATGCTGACTTTATAGTTGATTCTGAAGACGAAGATCTATTATTAGACGATGGAAGCGTTGGAGCCGTTGAAGAGGTTGCAATGTCAGAATCGACAGAGCCATCCTTATTACTTGCCGAAGAATCGCCAATGCTTGCTGCTGAAACTTCAGATATCAGTATTGTTGGTGGTCAGTACACAGTTGAAAAAGGTGATACTCTTATGTGGATCGCTTTTAAGCTTTACGGTGATTATAGAAAGTGGCACCACCTCTCATCATTAAATGGAAACCTTTCAGCAGGTAACCTTGCAACAGGAATGACTATTAATCATGACTCTGCAGGTTTTAGTTATAATCCACAAGGACTTCCACATCTAATTAAAGTTGGTGAGAGTCTAGGTTCTATTTCTGGTGAAAAATACGGAACAGATAAGAGATGGAAAGAAATTTGGGAAAACAATAAAGTTATGATTATTGATCCAAATGTTATTTTTGCAGGTTTTACTCTTCACTATCTTCCGGATAGAGACATTGCCTCAGAAGATATCTAA